The region GCTCTTCGTGGACCTCCCGAAGCAGCTCTACGATCATCGTAGGATCGTCCGTGGTTTCGATTGTCACGTTCATGGGCGACATCGTCATGCGGTCACCACTATAAGGTTGCCGCACCGCTGTGGCGGATTACGGGAGCGACGACCGGAGTTGCATCAGACGCACAGGAAAGAAACGGGCCCCAACGGGGCCCGCGTTCAATTGACCCCAACGGGGCCGCACGCAAAACGCCCCAACGGGGCGTAACGCAACGGTGATGCGTCCAACGTACTCTGTCAACTCACGTCTGGCAATTCCAGCAATTCGTGGGCCATGGCTGCAAGCGTCCACCGGGGACAACCCCGGAGGGCCGGGTTACGAGCCGTTGGCGGCCTTGTGGGCGAGGATGCCTGCCAGCACGCGGTCCGGGGACATCGGCACCTGGCGCAGGCGGACGCCGGTGGCGTCGGCGATGGCGTTGGCCACCGTCGCCAGCGGCGCCACGATGGCGTTCTCGCCCACCCCGCGCACGCCGTACGGGTGCTTGGGGTTGGGCACTTCCACCACCACCGTGTCGATCATCGGCAGGTCGAGCGCCACCGGCATGCGGTAGTCCAGGAAGCCGGCGTTCTCCATCACGCCGTCCTCGTCGAACAGGTACTCCTCGTTCAGCGCCCAGCCGATGCCCTGCACGGCGCCGCCCTGCATCTGGCCTTCCACGTAGCTCTTGTGCAGCGCGCGGCCGGCGTCCTGGCACACGGTGTAGCGCACCACGTCCACCTTGCCGGTGTCCTGGTCTACCTCCACGTCGCAGATGTGGGTGCCGAATGCCGGCGCCGCGAAGCGCGCGTTGATCGCCGCCTCGGCGCCGAGCGGACCGCCGGTCTGCGACGAGCTCCCGGCCAGGTCGCGCAGCGACAGCGGCTCCTCGGAGCCGTTGCTGCCGCCGTTGCAGTGCGCGGCGCCGTCCTGCCAGGTGACCCGCTCCTTGTCCACCTCCCACACCTGGGCGGCGCGGTCGCGCAGCAGGTCGATCAGCTTGCCGGCGGCCTCGTGGATCGCCATGCTGCTGGCGTAGGCGGTGCTGCTGCCCTCCGAGATGCCGTTCATGCCGACCGTGTCGGAGTCGCCGATGGAGGGGTTGATCTCGTCCACCGGGATGCCGAGCTCCTCGGCCAGCACCATGGCCTGGGCGGCGCGCGAGCCGCCGATGTCGGGGCGCCCGGTGATCAGCGACACGCGCCCGTCGGGCAGCACGGAGATGTTGGCGGTGGCGTCGCCGCCGATGTTCATCCAGAACCCGCTGGCGACGCCGCGTCCCTGGCCCGGGCCGAGCGGTGCGCTGTAGTGGGGATGGGCCTTGGCGGCCTCGAGCGTCTCGACCATGCCGATCTGCGGGTAGACCGGGCCGTAGGCGGCCTTGGTGCCCTCCTTGGCGGCGTTCTTGAGCCGGAACTCGATCTTGTCCATGCCGATCTGCTCGCAGATCTCGTCGATGATGGACTCGGTGGCGTGCGCGGCGTTGGGCGCCAGCGGCGCGCGGTAGGGGCGCATGAACGGCTTGTTGACCAGCACGTTGTAGCCCTTGATGTGGTAGTTGTCGACCTCGTAGGGGGCGGTGAGGCACATCATCCCCAGTCCCATCAGCGGGCCGGGGTAGCTGCCCGACTCGTACCACAGGTCGGCGTCCACGGCGGTGATGCGGCCGTCGCGGGTGGCGCCCATCTTGAGGCGGATGTGGCTGCCGGGGGCGGGGCCGCTGGAGGTGAACACCTCCTCGCGCGTCATCACCATCTTCACCGGGCGGCCGGTCTTCTCCGCCATCAGGATCGCCACCGGCTCCAGGAACACCGTGGTCTTGCCGCCGAAGCCGCCGCCGATCTCTGCGGGAATGGTCTTGATGCGCGACGGCGCGATGCCGAGCTGGCCGGCGGTCAGGTCGCGGATCGCGAAGTGGCCCTGGCTGGACACCCACAGCAGCACGTTGCCGTCCTCGCCCCAGCGGGCGACGCAGGCGTGCGGCTCGATGTAGCCCTGGTGGATGGTGGCGCTGTCGAATTCGTGCTCGATGATCACGTCGGCGGCGGCGAAACCCGCCTCCACGTCGCCGGCGTCGAACACGTTGGTGTTGGAGATGTTGGAGGGCGGCGCCGACTCGTCGCCGTCGGTGCGCAGCTCGGGATCGATGATCACCGTGCCCTGCGCCGCCTCCCACACGTCGGTGACGCACGGCAGCACCTCGTAGTCGACCTCGATCAGGCCGAGCGCCTGGTCGGCGACGGTGGGGGTGGCGGCCGCCACCGCGGCGACCGGCTGGCCCTGGTAGCGCACGTGGCCGCGGCACATCACCACCTCGGCGCTCACCGGATTGGCGGTCTCGGCCGGAAAGTCGCTGCCGGTCACGACCGCGAACACGCCGTCGAGCGCCGCCGCGGCGGCGGTGTCGATGGAGCGGATGCGCGCGTGCGCGTGCGGGCTGCGCAGCACCTTGCCGTGCAGCATGCCCGGCAGGTGGAAGTCGGCGCCGTAGTTGGCGCGCCCGGTTACCTTGTCGACGCCGTCGTGACGCACGGGGCGCGTGCCCAATACCTTGTAGGTTGCAGTTTTCGTATCGCTCACTTGTTCCCTCCGAAGCCGGTTGCCGATAGTAACTCAGCTTGCCGGCAGCGTAGACGAAAACGGGACGGTACGACAACCGCACCAACCGCACGCGCCGAGCCCGTTGCGGGGATCGCGTTTCCGCAACGCCGGCGATGTGGCCGGCGCGGGGGCAGTATGGCAGGTTGTCGGCTCCAGGAGCGCCTTCCTCGACTTCGACCGTGTCGGAGTTGCGGAACGACGGACAGGGAGAGTGGCCGTTCCTGCTTGCTCGGTCTATACTGGCCGGTACATGGAGCCGGCTACCCCCCACAGCGGTCATTCTGCGCTTGACCCGCAATCCAGCGCTCCGGGAGCGGAGGCTGCCCCGCCGGGCGGGGTGCTGGCGAGGCCGGCCTTGAGCGTGGCGCGTGCCGCCACGGTCCGGGCGGCAGGGGTAGCCGCTCCGCCGCCGCCGCTGAACGTCAACATCGAATCTCTGGTAACCGAGGATGATACGCCGGTGGACAACATGCCCTCCGAGAAACAGCAGCGCCTGCTCACCGAGCCGCTGTACAGTTCGTGGGCCGGTCCGGGGGGCGGGCGCACGTTTGTGGCGGCTGCCAACGTCGGCGTGTTTCCGGAGCCGCGCAACCCGGCGATCGTGCCGGACGTGTTTCTGAGCCTGGACGTGCAGGTGCACGAGAACTTCTGGGAGAAGAGGCACCGCTCCTACTTCGTGTGGGAGTTCGGCAAGCCGCCGGACCTGGTGGTGGAGATCGTGTCGAACCAGAAAGGCAACGAGGTTGGCAGCAAGCGGCTCAGGTACGCACGCATGGGCGTGGCTTACTACGTGATCCACGATCCGTTTCACCGCGTGATGCGGGACGACCTGCGCGTATACCGGTTGCGAGACGGGGACTACCGGCGGCAGGAGTCACCCCGGTTCCCGGAGTTGCGGTTGGGCATGCGGCTGTGGGAGGGGGAGTTCGAGGGCGTGTGGTGGAGCGGGTGGCTGCGCTGGACGGACGAGCACGACGTGTTGATACCGATGGGCAAGGAGCGTGCCGAGCACGCGGAGCACCTGGTGGTGGAGGAAAGCCGCCGTGCCGAGCAGGAAAGCCGGCGCGCTGAGGAGGAAAGCCGCCGTGCCGAGCAGGAAAGCCGGCGCGCCGAGGAGGAACACCGGCGCGCCGAGGAGGAACACCGGCGCGCCGAACGCCTGGCGGCCTTGCTGCGCCGGTCGGGCATCGACCCGGAGCAGGCGTGAGCGGCGGGTATTCCGCCGCCGATGGGGTGCTGTTTCCGAGAGCGGCTTGACCGGTGAGGGGGGGCGTGCGAGAGTCAGATTCATGGAGTTAATAAGCAAGGAGAGGATCTTCATGAGGACTTTCGCACTCGAGACAGTGGTCTTGGCCGCACTTCTGTTCAGCTTGGCCGCTCTGCCGCTGTGGGCAGCCGCGGCGGGCGAGGAGGGAACGGCGGCGGCCGCGGCTGCGCCCGGCGAGCCGCAGTACGGCGGCACGCTCACCGTGGTCACGTTCAAGACGCACGACGAGAGCGTGAGATGGGACGCAACGCTCGGCAAGTACGTGACCAACACCTTCCAGAGTCCCTTCTCCGAGAGCCTCCTGGTGGGAGACGTGGACACACACGGGCCGCGCGGCTCCGGCGAGTACAAGTTCAGCGTCATCGAGTTCGTCCCGCTGCAGTTCACGCGCGGTCAGCTTGCCGAGAGCTGGGAAATCACCAGCGATCCTCCCGGCATCGTCTTCCACATCCGTCCGGGCGTCATGTGGACCGGTAATGAGCACATCGGCATGGAGCCGAGGGAGTTCGTCGCCGCCGACGCGGTCCATCACCTGGAACGGTTCAGGAACAGCAGCCACGCCTCGGACTACTACTACATCGACAAGGTGTACGCGGACGGAGACCACCGCTTCGTGGTCGAATTCAACCAGGGATACTCGTTCTGGCCGTTCGATCTCGGCTACGGCACGTTCGCTCACCACGTGGCTCCGGAAACGTTCGACGCTCCGGGCGGCATCCAGGATTGGCAGAACCAGGTGGGAACCGGTCCTTACATCCTGGTCGACTTCGTGCAAGGGTCCACCGTCGCGTTCGTCAGGAACCCTAACTACTGGGACACGACGACCATCGACGGCAAGGAGTACCAGTTGCCGTTCACGGACGAGTTCGTGCTGCCCCTGATCGCCGACGAGTCGACGCGGCTGGCCGCCCTGAGGACCGGCAAGATCGACTGGGACACGAACCTGAACGTGGTCAGCGAGGCGACTCTGGATCGGACCAGTCCGGAACTGGTCAAGTACCGGCACGCGCGTGCCTCCATCTACCAGGTCGGCTTCAACGCGACGAGCGAACCGTTCAACGACATCAACGTGCGGCGGGCGATGCACCTCGGCACCGACCAGCACACGGTGGCAAAGAACTTCTTCCAGGAGTACGACCTCCATGCCCATCCGCTGCGTGAGGACGCCGCCGGCCTGTTCGTGCCGTTCGAGGAACTGCCGGAATCGAGCCGGGAACTGTACACCTACGATCCCGAGCGGGCAAAGAAAATGCTCGCGGACGCCGGCTATCCCGACGGCTTCAAGACGATCCTGAACACGGCCGACATTCTCGGGTGGCCCACCCTTGCGGCAGCGGTCAAGGACCAGTGGTCCAAGATCGGCGTCGAGGCGGAGGTGATCGTCCACGAGGGAGCGGCGCTCTGGCCGATGCTCAACCCCGCTGACGACGCGGACCGGTACAAGGGCACCTTGGTGTTCGGTAACGGGAACACGATGATCCCGTTCCACCTCTCCAAGTGTGCCGGAGAGCACACCTACGCGGTAACCGGATTGGACGATCCCGAGTACAGCGAACTGTTCGCCGCGGCCATGGCGGAGATGGACTACGACAAGATGGCGGCGATGGGGCGCGAACTGTTCACCAGGTGCATCGCGACGGCCACCATCATGCCGCTCGGCGACGGACACGACATCACCTACGCGTGGCCGTGGGTCAAGAACTACTTCGGCGAGATCGAAACCGGCTTCGTGAGCGTCGGGCCGATCGGCGCACGCGTCTGGATCGACCGGGCGCTGAAGAAGGAAATGGGATACTAAAGGCCTTTCTTGCAGGACAAGGGAATCTTGATCGAGAAGGGGTGGGGCCGCGCGCCTCGCCCCTTCTTTGCAATGCGGTGATCAACTCGGAGTCGGCGTGCGTGTCTACCTGATCCGAAGACTGCTGCTCACCATTCCCACCCTGTTCATTGCGAGCATCATCGTGTTCCTGTCGGTTCGCTTCATACCGGGCGACGTCGTGGACGTGATGATGATGCGGGCGCAGACCGGCATGTCGGAAGAGACCCGGGCGGCGATACGGCGCGACCTGGGACTCGATACACCGATCCACATCCAGTACGGCCGTTGGCTGGGCGTCCTTCCGCAGCACGATGCAGCGTCGGACGCGGGTGCCCGGAACGCCAGGTTCAATGGGGTGTTGCAGGGCAACGTCGGCACCTCGCTGTGGACCGGGGTGCCGGTGTTGGAGGCGCTGAAACGCAGGCTGCCGGTTACCGTCGAGCTGAGCTTGATGGGCCTGGTCCTGGGCCTGCTGATAGCGATGCCGATCGGCATGTATTCGGCCCTGCGCCAGGACACGATCGGTGACTATATCGCGCGCAGCATTGCGATGGCGTTCATCGCCGTTCCCTACTTCTGGATCGGGATCCTGGTGGTGGTGTTCGGATCGTTGTGGTTCCGCTACATGCCGCCCTTGCGGCTCGTTCCCTTTGTCGAGGATCCGCTCGGCAACCTGGGACAGTTCATCGTACCGGCCATCGTCCTCGGCATGGTGCTGTCGGGGTGGACCATGAGACTGACCCGGACAATGATGCTGGAAGTACTGAGGCAGGACTACGTCAGGACGGCGTGGGCCAAGGGGCTGCGGGAGCGGGCGGTGGTGCTGCGCCATGCGCTGAAGAACTCGCTCATCCCGGTGGTCAGCCTGATCGGTCTGCAGTTGCCCCTGTTGTTCGGGGGCACGGTCGTGATAGAACAGATATTTCTGCTGCCGGGCGTCGGCCGCTACACGGTGGAGGCCACCATCAGCCGGGACTACCCGGTGATCAGCGGAGTGCTGCTCCTGTTCGGCGCCACCGTCGTGCTGGCCAATCTCCTGATCGACCTGAGCTACGGCTTCCTGGACCCGCGGATTCGCTATGAGTAGTGGGACGGTGGCCGGCAAGCGGCCGCGCGGCCTGCTGGCGGACAGCGCGGTGCGACTGGTACGCGAGAAGCCGCTCGGTACCGTGGGTGCGGCCATCACGCTGGTGTTCCTGCTGATGGCGGTATTTGCCGACGTCCTGGCGCCGTACGGCATGAACGAGGGCACGCCGACCAACCTGACTCCGCCGTCGGCGGAATTCTGGCTGGGTACGGATGAATTGGGGCGCGACGTGTTCAGCCGGGTCGTGATCGGCGCCCGCATCTCGATGGGAATGGGGCTGGCGGCGAGCGCCGTGAGCATCGTCATTTCGGTGGCGATCGGCCTGGTCAGCGGCTACGTCGGCGGCAAGTTCGACATCATCGTGCAGCGGTTCGTGGATGCCTGGATGTCGCTGCCGGGCCTGATCTGGATGATGGTGGTGCTGTCCATCGTGGGCCGCGGCGTGGTGCCGATCGTGGTCGTGCTGTCGCTGGTGCTCGGCGTAGGCGGTTCCCGGATCATCCGGGGCGCCGTGATCAGCGCCAAGGAGAACGTCTACGTGGCGGCGGCGCTGGCGATCGGCTCCCGTACCGCCCGCGTCCTGTTCCGGCACATTGTGCCGGGCATCATGGCGCCGATCATCATGCTGTTTTCGGTACGCGTGCCGGATGCGATCCTGATCGAGGCGGCGTTGAGCTTCCTCGGTTTCGGCATGCCGCCGCCGTATCCGAGCTGGGGCAGCATGCTGTCCGGCAGCGCGCGCCAGTACATGTTCGTGGCCCCGTGGATGGCCCTGTGGCCGGGCGTGGCCCTGGCGCTGGTGGTGTATGGTGTGAACATCTTCGGCGATGCCCTGCGCGACATACTGGACCCGCGCATGCGGGGCGGCGGCGGACGCTTCGGCGTGCGCGCGAAGAAGTTGTCCGGCAAGAGGGGGTGAACATGGAGCAGCGGCGGTTCGGCGATACCGAGCTGGCTACCTCGCCGATCGGCTTCGGCACCTGGGAGATGAGCGGCACCATGTACGGCAAGATCGACGCCACTGCCGCCAGCCGTGCGGTCGGGGCGGCCATCGACCACGGCATCACGCTGTTCGATACCGCGGCCGTGTACGGGCCGTTCCACTCGGAGCGGCTGCTCGCCAAGGCGCTCGGCGCGCGGCGCCGGGAGGTGACCCTGGTCACCAAGGTGTGCGAGCGGCTCAGTGACGACGAGACGCTGGACTGGCGCGACCGGATCGGGCCGCGCGACGGCAGCTACGAGCACACCATCCGGGCGGCGGAGGGCTGCCTGCAGCGGCTCGCCACCGACGTGATCGACCTGCTGCTGATCCATCACCGCGACTTCGACACGCCGATCGCCGAGACCATCGGCGCGCTGGAGCGGTTGCGGACCGACGGCAAGATCCGCTACTACGGCGTATCGAACCACGACGTGGCGATGCTGGAGGAGTGCCGGATGGCCGGCGGCGCCGGCCGCATCGCCACCAACCAGCTTCCGTTCAACCTGTTCGACCGGCGGGTGGAGCCGGAGATCCTGCCGTGGTGCGCGGCCAACGGCGTCGGGTTCATGTCCTACGGCACCCTGGGCTTCGGCCTGCTGACCGGCGCGTTCGGCGCCGACACGTCGTTCGGCGACGACGACTGGCGCAGCGAGGGCAGCGCGTTCGGCTTGCCGCTGTTCCGGGGCGCGCCGTTCCGCGACCGGCTGCGGGTCGGCGCGCGGCTGGCCGAGCTGGCCGCCGCGCATGGCAGGACGCTGGCACAGCTCGCCATCGCGTGGGTGCTGGACCACGCGCCGGTGACGGTGGCGCTGGTCGGCATGCGCAACGGGCGCGAGCTGAGCGAGAACGTCGGGGCGGCGGGCTGGAAGCTGAGCGATGAGATTCGTGCCGAGGTGGACCGGATCTTCGCAGCGGAGAACGTTACCACCTATGCCGG is a window of Spirochaetaceae bacterium DNA encoding:
- a CDS encoding xanthine dehydrogenase family protein molybdopterin-binding subunit; amino-acid sequence: MSDTKTATYKVLGTRPVRHDGVDKVTGRANYGADFHLPGMLHGKVLRSPHAHARIRSIDTAAAAALDGVFAVVTGSDFPAETANPVSAEVVMCRGHVRYQGQPVAAVAAATPTVADQALGLIEVDYEVLPCVTDVWEAAQGTVIIDPELRTDGDESAPPSNISNTNVFDAGDVEAGFAAADVIIEHEFDSATIHQGYIEPHACVARWGEDGNVLLWVSSQGHFAIRDLTAGQLGIAPSRIKTIPAEIGGGFGGKTTVFLEPVAILMAEKTGRPVKMVMTREEVFTSSGPAPGSHIRLKMGATRDGRITAVDADLWYESGSYPGPLMGLGMMCLTAPYEVDNYHIKGYNVLVNKPFMRPYRAPLAPNAAHATESIIDEICEQIGMDKIEFRLKNAAKEGTKAAYGPVYPQIGMVETLEAAKAHPHYSAPLGPGQGRGVASGFWMNIGGDATANISVLPDGRVSLITGRPDIGGSRAAQAMVLAEELGIPVDEINPSIGDSDTVGMNGISEGSSTAYASSMAIHEAAGKLIDLLRDRAAQVWEVDKERVTWQDGAAHCNGGSNGSEEPLSLRDLAGSSSQTGGPLGAEAAINARFAAPAFGTHICDVEVDQDTGKVDVVRYTVCQDAGRALHKSYVEGQMQGGAVQGIGWALNEEYLFDEDGVMENAGFLDYRMPVALDLPMIDTVVVEVPNPKHPYGVRGVGENAIVAPLATVANAIADATGVRLRQVPMSPDRVLAGILAHKAANGS
- a CDS encoding Uma2 family endonuclease, translating into MARAATVRAAGVAAPPPPLNVNIESLVTEDDTPVDNMPSEKQQRLLTEPLYSSWAGPGGGRTFVAAANVGVFPEPRNPAIVPDVFLSLDVQVHENFWEKRHRSYFVWEFGKPPDLVVEIVSNQKGNEVGSKRLRYARMGVAYYVIHDPFHRVMRDDLRVYRLRDGDYRRQESPRFPELRLGMRLWEGEFEGVWWSGWLRWTDEHDVLIPMGKERAEHAEHLVVEESRRAEQESRRAEEESRRAEQESRRAEEEHRRAEEEHRRAERLAALLRRSGIDPEQA
- a CDS encoding ABC transporter substrate-binding protein, translated to MRTFALETVVLAALLFSLAALPLWAAAAGEEGTAAAAAAPGEPQYGGTLTVVTFKTHDESVRWDATLGKYVTNTFQSPFSESLLVGDVDTHGPRGSGEYKFSVIEFVPLQFTRGQLAESWEITSDPPGIVFHIRPGVMWTGNEHIGMEPREFVAADAVHHLERFRNSSHASDYYYIDKVYADGDHRFVVEFNQGYSFWPFDLGYGTFAHHVAPETFDAPGGIQDWQNQVGTGPYILVDFVQGSTVAFVRNPNYWDTTTIDGKEYQLPFTDEFVLPLIADESTRLAALRTGKIDWDTNLNVVSEATLDRTSPELVKYRHARASIYQVGFNATSEPFNDINVRRAMHLGTDQHTVAKNFFQEYDLHAHPLREDAAGLFVPFEELPESSRELYTYDPERAKKMLADAGYPDGFKTILNTADILGWPTLAAAVKDQWSKIGVEAEVIVHEGAALWPMLNPADDADRYKGTLVFGNGNTMIPFHLSKCAGEHTYAVTGLDDPEYSELFAAAMAEMDYDKMAAMGRELFTRCIATATIMPLGDGHDITYAWPWVKNYFGEIETGFVSVGPIGARVWIDRALKKEMGY
- a CDS encoding ABC transporter permease — encoded protein: MRVYLIRRLLLTIPTLFIASIIVFLSVRFIPGDVVDVMMMRAQTGMSEETRAAIRRDLGLDTPIHIQYGRWLGVLPQHDAASDAGARNARFNGVLQGNVGTSLWTGVPVLEALKRRLPVTVELSLMGLVLGLLIAMPIGMYSALRQDTIGDYIARSIAMAFIAVPYFWIGILVVVFGSLWFRYMPPLRLVPFVEDPLGNLGQFIVPAIVLGMVLSGWTMRLTRTMMLEVLRQDYVRTAWAKGLRERAVVLRHALKNSLIPVVSLIGLQLPLLFGGTVVIEQIFLLPGVGRYTVEATISRDYPVISGVLLLFGATVVLANLLIDLSYGFLDPRIRYE
- a CDS encoding ABC transporter permease, which gives rise to MSSGTVAGKRPRGLLADSAVRLVREKPLGTVGAAITLVFLLMAVFADVLAPYGMNEGTPTNLTPPSAEFWLGTDELGRDVFSRVVIGARISMGMGLAASAVSIVISVAIGLVSGYVGGKFDIIVQRFVDAWMSLPGLIWMMVVLSIVGRGVVPIVVVLSLVLGVGGSRIIRGAVISAKENVYVAAALAIGSRTARVLFRHIVPGIMAPIIMLFSVRVPDAILIEAALSFLGFGMPPPYPSWGSMLSGSARQYMFVAPWMALWPGVALALVVYGVNIFGDALRDILDPRMRGGGGRFGVRAKKLSGKRG
- a CDS encoding aldo/keto reductase yields the protein MEQRRFGDTELATSPIGFGTWEMSGTMYGKIDATAASRAVGAAIDHGITLFDTAAVYGPFHSERLLAKALGARRREVTLVTKVCERLSDDETLDWRDRIGPRDGSYEHTIRAAEGCLQRLATDVIDLLLIHHRDFDTPIAETIGALERLRTDGKIRYYGVSNHDVAMLEECRMAGGAGRIATNQLPFNLFDRRVEPEILPWCAANGVGFMSYGTLGFGLLTGAFGADTSFGDDDWRSEGSAFGLPLFRGAPFRDRLRVGARLAELAAAHGRTLAQLAIAWVLDHAPVTVALVGMRNGRELSENVGAAGWKLSDEIRAEVDRIFAAENVTTYAGTPVTVRPDQQILSEGDD